The candidate division WOR-3 bacterium genome has a segment encoding these proteins:
- the mnmG gene encoding tRNA uridine-5-carboxymethylaminomethyl(34) synthesis enzyme MnmG encodes MSFIYPVKYDVIVVGGGHAGCEAAWAASKIGCKTLLLTMNIDTIALMSCNPAVGGIGKAQLVKEIDALGGLMGIVTDLSAVQYRYLNTKKGQAVRSLRAQTDRTKYRLVMRRILEKEKNLDIKQGEVVRLLVKGKEVYGVETRFGTQFLSKTVVLCLGTFMEGLIHIGLESFPAGRFGEFSSDLLSKNLRELGFLLGRFKTGTPARLDGRTIDYSRLTPQYGDNEKRRFSFRELDLDIGIKREEVSLPCYITYTNPKTHQIIRENLDRSPLYTGIIKATGVRYCPSIEDKVVKFSHKDRHQIFIEPEGINTYEVYPNGISTSLPIDVQIKMLRTIEGLENVEIIRPGYAIEHNYFDPTQLYPTLETKLYENLFIGGQIVGTTGYEEAAATGIIAGINAALKALGKEQIILKRSQGYIGVLIDDLVTKGTNEPYRMFTSRVEFRLLLREENADLRLSEIGYKIGLLKEEDYKKVLKKKEMIEKIKDWLKREKLYPTEEINNKLKEWGTSIKEVITLYELLRRPEIDINKISQLKNPPFDIKENEEIFWNVEIDIKYEGYINRSLKEIEKLKELEDIEIPEDFDYYKIPSLSNEAKEKLSKIKPKNLAQAQRIPGITPTTILNLLIYLKK; translated from the coding sequence ATGTCTTTTATTTATCCAGTAAAATACGATGTAATTGTTGTTGGTGGTGGTCATGCCGGTTGTGAAGCAGCTTGGGCAGCAAGTAAGATTGGTTGTAAGACTCTTTTACTAACGATGAATATTGATACGATTGCCTTGATGTCTTGTAATCCGGCAGTTGGTGGTATCGGTAAGGCACAATTAGTGAAAGAGATAGATGCCTTGGGCGGTCTAATGGGAATTGTTACTGATTTATCAGCAGTTCAATATCGTTATCTTAATACAAAAAAAGGGCAGGCTGTTCGTTCTTTAAGGGCACAGACCGATAGGACCAAATATCGGTTGGTAATGAGAAGAATTTTAGAGAAAGAGAAAAATTTAGATATTAAGCAAGGAGAAGTAGTAAGATTGTTAGTCAAAGGAAAAGAGGTTTACGGAGTAGAAACAAGATTTGGTACCCAATTTTTATCAAAAACTGTTGTCTTATGTTTAGGAACTTTTATGGAAGGTCTTATTCATATTGGTTTAGAGAGTTTTCCAGCAGGAAGGTTTGGTGAGTTTAGTAGTGATTTGTTATCTAAAAATTTAAGAGAACTTGGTTTTCTATTAGGTAGATTTAAGACCGGAACACCAGCAAGATTGGATGGTAGAACAATTGACTATTCTCGTTTAACTCCTCAATATGGAGATAACGAAAAAAGAAGATTTTCTTTTCGGGAGTTAGATTTAGATATTGGAATAAAAAGAGAAGAGGTCTCTTTACCTTGTTATATTACTTATACCAATCCTAAAACTCATCAAATTATTAGAGAAAATTTAGACCGTTCACCTTTATATACTGGAATTATTAAAGCAACCGGTGTGAGATATTGTCCTTCAATTGAAGATAAGGTTGTTAAATTTTCTCATAAAGATAGGCACCAGATTTTTATTGAGCCGGAAGGAATAAATACTTACGAAGTTTATCCAAATGGAATTTCTACCAGTTTACCAATTGATGTCCAAATAAAGATGTTAAGGACAATTGAAGGATTAGAGAATGTTGAGATTATTAGACCGGGATATGCGATTGAGCATAACTACTTTGATCCAACCCAATTATATCCAACATTGGAGACAAAACTTTACGAAAATTTATTTATTGGCGGTCAGATTGTTGGCACTACTGGTTACGAAGAGGCAGCAGCAACTGGGATTATTGCCGGAATTAATGCGGCATTAAAGGCGTTAGGCAAAGAACAAATAATCTTAAAACGTTCCCAAGGTTATATTGGTGTTTTGATTGACGACTTGGTAACAAAAGGAACAAACGAGCCTTATCGGATGTTTACATCAAGAGTTGAATTTAGATTACTTTTGAGAGAAGAGAATGCGGATTTAAGATTGAGTGAGATTGGTTATAAAATCGGTTTACTAAAAGAAGAAGATTATAAAAAAGTTTTAAAGAAAAAAGAAATGATTGAGAAGATAAAAGATTGGTTGAAAAGAGAAAAATTGTATCCGACTGAAGAGATAAATAACAAATTAAAAGAATGGGGGACAAGCATAAAAGAGGTAATTACTTTATATGAGTTATTAAGAAGACCGGAGATTGATATAAATAAAATAAGCCAATTAAAAAATCCGCCCTTTGATATTAAAGAGAATGAAGAAATTTTCTGGAATGTGGAGATTGATATAAAATATGAAGGATATATTAATCGCTCATTAAAAGAGATAGAAAAGTTAAAAGAATTAGAAGATATTGAGATTCCTGAAGATTTTGATTATTACAAAATCCCTTCCCTTTCTAATGAAGCAAAAGAGAAATTATCAAAAATAAAACCAAAGAATTTAGCCCAGGCACAAAGAATACCAGGAATTACACCAACCACAATTTTAAACCTTTTAATCTATCTTAAAAAATGA
- a CDS encoding caspase family protein translates to MRYFLIILLLINCSIKYIEKIEKVSEPNNQEPYLTLKYQKSFKKIPYSLPILTTISGIGTSIFLKSKGYVMLSKEILALSLLSSTGMVGYNMRKSPKDFIPKEPFKVKLEGTDYITSFPCDDKGFLKINILEFAPFYKEGTDFKLTIISPENKNLGSFSVNTEKIKDKLVKARMRRYPPELIITSFSFDDSTGDKDMFLDADEKGRIVLTIKNKGKGIAEDLEVKITPINQFSFVNIPRSIKIDNINIMEEKRIIIPISAEREVPNQELSLKIEVLEPYFQADAEPVILKFETRKFEPPNLILYDKGVEEGEIVANKSANISLVIYNQGKGRAEDVECEVKVPEGVKYLGEVSKFYFGNMEPMAWQKIDFPIFVGARYKEDSLKINLIIKEKREEFSKNIILSFPLNKPIKRPKEIVFKGKEEMGPYLPPPPTLTVDVDVNIPKTNMDNPYGVAVIIGNKLYEHKDVPDVDYADNDARIVKEYLIKTLGYKEDNIIFILNGKKSDFDKVFGTERDYKGQLYNYVEPNKSDVFIYYSGHGAPDIETKSGYFLPVEADPNYVKITGYPLETFFKNLSQIKARSITVIIDACFSGASERGMLIARASPLTGVVIEKEVKENINLFTSAKEDEISSWYPEKNHSLFTYYFLKGISGDADLDKNREISFGELKEYVSENVSKIARRLNRKQTPQFRGDEKKIIVKY, encoded by the coding sequence ATGAGATATTTTTTAATTATCCTTCTTTTAATAAATTGCTCAATAAAATATATTGAGAAGATAGAAAAGGTTTCCGAACCAAATAATCAAGAACCATATCTAACTTTGAAATATCAAAAAAGTTTTAAGAAAATTCCCTATTCGCTACCAATACTTACCACAATATCTGGTATTGGAACAAGTATATTTTTAAAATCAAAGGGATATGTTATGCTCTCCAAAGAGATTTTAGCATTATCTTTGTTAAGTTCAACAGGAATGGTTGGTTATAATATGAGAAAATCACCAAAAGATTTTATCCCCAAAGAGCCTTTTAAAGTAAAATTGGAAGGAACTGATTATATTACAAGTTTCCCTTGCGATGATAAAGGATTTCTAAAAATAAATATATTGGAATTTGCTCCTTTTTATAAAGAAGGAACTGATTTTAAATTGACAATTATCTCACCAGAAAATAAAAATCTTGGCTCTTTTTCAGTTAATACAGAAAAGATAAAAGATAAATTGGTAAAAGCAAGGATGCGAAGATATCCACCAGAATTGATTATTACTTCTTTCTCTTTTGATGATTCAACAGGTGATAAAGATATGTTTCTTGATGCTGATGAGAAAGGAAGGATTGTTTTAACTATAAAAAATAAAGGAAAAGGAATTGCTGAAGATTTGGAAGTAAAAATTACTCCAATTAACCAGTTCTCTTTTGTTAATATTCCAAGAAGTATTAAGATTGATAATATTAATATAATGGAAGAAAAAAGAATAATCATACCGATTTCTGCCGAAAGAGAAGTTCCTAATCAAGAATTAAGTTTGAAGATTGAGGTATTAGAGCCCTATTTTCAAGCAGATGCTGAGCCAGTGATATTAAAATTTGAGACAAGAAAGTTTGAGCCACCAAATCTTATCCTGTATGATAAAGGAGTTGAAGAGGGTGAAATTGTTGCTAATAAATCGGCAAATATTTCATTAGTTATTTATAACCAAGGAAAAGGAAGGGCAGAGGATGTTGAATGTGAGGTAAAAGTTCCTGAAGGTGTAAAATATCTTGGTGAAGTAAGTAAATTTTATTTTGGTAATATGGAGCCGATGGCTTGGCAGAAAATTGATTTTCCAATATTTGTTGGTGCCCGATATAAAGAAGATAGTTTGAAAATTAATCTTATTATAAAAGAGAAAAGGGAAGAGTTTAGCAAAAATATTATCCTCTCCTTTCCATTAAATAAACCAATTAAGAGACCAAAGGAGATTGTTTTTAAAGGAAAAGAGGAAATGGGTCCTTATCTTCCGCCACCACCAACTCTAACAGTTGATGTTGATGTAAATATTCCTAAAACAAATATGGATAACCCTTATGGAGTAGCAGTTATCATTGGTAATAAATTATATGAACATAAAGATGTGCCAGATGTTGATTATGCTGATAATGATGCAAGGATTGTAAAAGAATATTTGATAAAGACCCTTGGTTATAAAGAAGATAATATTATCTTTATTCTCAATGGAAAGAAGAGCGATTTTGATAAGGTATTTGGAACTGAAAGGGATTATAAAGGGCAACTATATAACTATGTTGAGCCAAATAAAAGTGATGTATTTATCTATTATTCCGGACACGGAGCACCAGATATTGAAACAAAGAGCGGTTATTTCTTGCCAGTAGAAGCAGACCCAAATTATGTAAAAATTACCGGCTATCCCTTGGAGACATTTTTCAAAAATCTCTCACAGATTAAAGCAAGAAGTATTACGGTCATTATTGATGCTTGTTTTAGCGGAGCATCAGAAAGGGGAATGTTAATTGCTCGGGCAAGTCCATTAACCGGTGTTGTTATTGAAAAAGAAGTTAAAGAAAATATTAATCTATTCACTTCGGCAAAAGAAGATGAAATTTCTTCTTGGTATCCGGAAAAGAATCATAGCCTATTTACCTATTATTTTCTCAAAGGAATTTCGGGAGATGCTGATTTAGATAAAAATAGAGAGATTAGTTTCGGTGAGTTAAAAGAATATGTGAGCGAAAATGTCTCTAAAATAGCAAGAAGATTAAATAGAAAACAGACACCACAATTTAGAGGCGACGAGAAAAAGATAATAGTTAAATATTAA
- a CDS encoding bifunctional nuclease family protein, with the protein MVEVKVLTVYYDEANKSPVVLLKEISGNRVLPIFIGYAEAAAISYALEKVEFVRPLTLDLMKRIIESLNYNVKRVVITKIKDNTFYAEVILESDGNYVAIDARPSDSIGLALRTNSPIYVNEEVMDACATIISESEEERLERIRESIRRQKPEDLGEFQI; encoded by the coding sequence ATGGTTGAAGTTAAAGTCTTGACAGTTTATTATGATGAGGCAAATAAATCACCGGTGGTCTTGTTAAAAGAGATTAGTGGTAATCGGGTATTGCCGATTTTCATCGGTTATGCTGAAGCGGCGGCTATCTCTTATGCTTTGGAGAAGGTTGAATTTGTTAGACCCCTTACTTTGGATTTAATGAAAAGAATAATTGAAAGTTTGAATTATAATGTAAAGCGGGTGGTAATTACTAAGATTAAGGATAATACTTTTTATGCTGAGGTTATTTTAGAAAGTGATGGTAATTATGTGGCAATTGATGCGCGTCCTTCAGATTCGATTGGTTTGGCTTTACGTACCAATTCTCCAATTTATGTGAACGAAGAGGTGATGGATGCCTGCGCAACTATAATTAGTGAAAGTGAAGAAGAGAGATTGGAAAGAATTAGAGAGTCAATTAGAAGGCAAAAACCCGAAGACCTCGGCGAATTTCAAATTTAA
- the tyrS gene encoding tyrosine--tRNA ligase, which yields MEKDITKILSFLKRNVKDFLTEEELKERLLRKKVLRVKLGIDVTGPDIHLGFAVVLRKLREFQDLGHIACLVIGDFTAKIGDPSGRSKTRPKLSEKEIKENMKRYERQIFKILDKNKTEFYYNSSWHSKLKADEIIEIASKYTVARLLERDDFMKRYKNNLPIYLHEFLYPLFQAYDSIAIKADIELGGEDQYWNLLVGRELMREFNLEPQIVMTMPLLIGTDGKLKMSKSYNNYIGIEEEPNEMFGKIMSIPDELIIHYFQLCTNRSEQEIKDFERRLKEGENPRELKALLAKDIVSIYHSKEEAEKAAEEFDKVFKYKELPSEIPVFYSKERNIRLVDLLVCANLLPSKSEAKRKIREGGVYLNGERISDIDYQVVIDKEIVIKVGKRKFLKVLPS from the coding sequence ATGGAAAAAGATATTACTAAAATTTTATCTTTTTTAAAAAGAAATGTAAAAGATTTTTTAACCGAAGAGGAATTGAAAGAGAGATTGTTAAGAAAGAAGGTTTTGAGAGTAAAATTGGGAATAGATGTTACTGGTCCTGATATCCATTTAGGATTTGCTGTTGTTTTAAGGAAGTTAAGGGAATTTCAAGATTTAGGGCATATTGCCTGTTTGGTAATTGGTGATTTCACTGCTAAAATTGGTGACCCTTCCGGTCGTTCAAAAACCAGACCAAAATTGAGCGAAAAAGAGATAAAGGAGAATATGAAAAGATACGAAAGACAAATCTTTAAAATATTAGACAAAAATAAGACCGAGTTTTATTACAACTCTTCTTGGCATTCTAAATTAAAAGCCGATGAGATAATTGAGATTGCTTCTAAATATACTGTCGCAAGACTTTTGGAGAGAGATGATTTTATGAAGAGATATAAAAATAATTTACCAATTTATCTTCACGAATTTTTGTATCCGCTCTTTCAGGCTTATGATTCAATTGCGATAAAGGCAGATATTGAACTTGGTGGCGAAGACCAATATTGGAATTTATTAGTTGGCAGAGAATTGATGAGAGAGTTTAATTTAGAACCACAAATTGTGATGACAATGCCCTTACTAATTGGTACTGATGGCAAGTTAAAGATGAGCAAATCTTATAACAATTATATTGGAATTGAAGAAGAACCTAATGAGATGTTTGGTAAAATAATGTCAATCCCTGATGAACTTATCATCCACTATTTTCAATTATGTACCAATCGGAGTGAACAGGAGATTAAAGATTTTGAGAGGAGACTAAAAGAAGGAGAAAATCCAAGAGAATTAAAGGCATTGTTGGCAAAAGATATTGTTAGTATTTACCACTCAAAAGAAGAGGCAGAAAAGGCAGCAGAAGAATTTGATAAAGTTTTTAAATATAAAGAATTACCAAGTGAAATTCCTGTTTTTTATTCCAAAGAGAGAAATATTAGATTGGTTGACTTATTGGTTTGCGCCAATCTTTTGCCTTCTAAAAGTGAGGCAAAAAGAAAAATAAGAGAGGGAGGGGTCTATCTTAATGGCGAAAGGATTTCTGATATTGATTATCAAGTAGTTATTGATAAAGAGATTGTTATCAAAGTTGGCAAAAGAAAATTTCTAAAAGTCCTGCCAAGTTAA
- a CDS encoding metal-sensing transcriptional repressor: MKKDSKENFILWLKKVDGQIKELINWIKLEKDPIDIIKLAKSVKHSYDGFYRMLVIGHLYGVIELIEKSEKIDRKWLVKLFQRILEELE, translated from the coding sequence ATGAAAAAAGATAGTAAAGAGAATTTTATTTTATGGTTAAAGAAGGTTGATGGTCAGATTAAGGAACTTATTAATTGGATTAAATTAGAAAAAGACCCAATTGATATTATCAAACTTGCTAAATCAGTTAAACACTCTTATGATGGGTTTTATCGGATGCTTGTTATTGGTCATCTTTATGGAGTGATCGAATTGATTGAGAAATCAGAAAAGATAGATAGGAAATGGCTTGTGAAACTTTTTCAAAGAATTTTAGAAGAACTTGAATAA
- the rpsR gene encoding 30S ribosomal protein S18, whose translation MKEKKCIFCEKGVKEIDYKDEILKNFLSERGKIIKSEITGVCSKHQRKLARAIKRARNLAILPFEIK comes from the coding sequence ATGAAAGAAAAGAAGTGTATCTTTTGTGAGAAAGGAGTAAAAGAGATTGATTATAAGGATGAGATTTTGAAGAATTTTTTGAGTGAACGGGGAAAGATTATAAAGAGTGAAATTACCGGTGTCTGTTCCAAGCATCAGCGGAAGTTAGCAAGGGCAATAAAAAGGGCAAGAAATTTAGCAATTTTACCTTTTGAAATAAAATGA
- the rplI gene encoding 50S ribosomal protein L9, with amino-acid sequence MKILLLKDVEKLGKRGDVIEVKDGYARNYLIPKGFALQATPSIIKHFQDINKLKEEVKQKKIIKLQAIADKINRLTYKASLKGGKEGYFGSITNEEICEFLKSKDIEIDKKQIELEEPIRTPGVYDVKINLGEGISGVLKVWVVKKEEK; translated from the coding sequence ATGAAGATATTACTTTTAAAAGATGTTGAGAAACTTGGTAAGAGAGGAGATGTAATAGAAGTAAAGGATGGCTATGCGCGAAATTATCTAATTCCGAAAGGCTTTGCTCTCCAAGCAACACCATCAATTATTAAGCATTTTCAAGATATAAATAAGTTAAAAGAAGAGGTTAAACAAAAGAAGATTATTAAATTACAGGCAATTGCTGATAAGATAAATCGACTAACTTATAAGGCAAGTTTGAAAGGTGGTAAAGAAGGATATTTTGGTAGTATTACTAATGAAGAGATTTGTGAATTTCTAAAAAGTAAAGATATTGAGATTGATAAGAAGCAGATTGAGTTAGAGGAACCGATAAGGACACCTGGAGTTTATGATGTGAAGATTAATCTGGGTGAAGGAATTAGCGGAGTTTTAAAGGTTTGGGTTGTTAAAAAAGAGGAAAAATAA